A DNA window from Kitasatospora atroaurantiaca contains the following coding sequences:
- a CDS encoding nucleotidyltransferase family protein — translation MGDEALTHSRLGDIPPEARLLLALARPQLTVAEQGRIHQFLSLSGRDLDWGFFLDQASRHGILPLVGRNLIKHRLIHLADGRTLAPYRWIYSYAYEGNRRRNLALGDEYAKVIRGLNEAGLDYAIRKGPVLTEGIYHNVGLRRMGDLDVLLRRDSLPEFASVIEGLGYQQGHLSRNAEQVVPFDRRTQLVWKVNLTNSTLPYLKPAQRDDVEVFVLDPCFNLFQPNSGIKAEADDFLAGAVDTVAFGEPTRKLDPVDQIIDVCVQLHVEATTLMYIEIGKDLTILKFLDLVLLLRRLSEEQLEALTTRVRGFGCGNSVRYALHYASQVFPDDVRPDLIAEFEPADPDLLEIYGVLDGKPERWEQSFAARLFDQRRWESLKAHSTVPGPRAVV, via the coding sequence ATGGGAGACGAGGCACTGACGCACAGCCGTCTGGGTGACATCCCACCAGAGGCGCGCCTACTGCTGGCACTGGCCCGCCCGCAGCTCACAGTGGCTGAGCAGGGACGGATACACCAGTTCCTATCGCTGAGTGGGCGGGATCTCGATTGGGGGTTCTTCCTCGACCAGGCCTCCCGGCACGGAATTCTTCCGCTCGTCGGACGCAACCTCATCAAGCACCGTCTGATCCACTTAGCGGACGGACGCACGCTCGCGCCGTACCGATGGATCTACTCCTACGCGTACGAGGGAAACCGGCGTCGGAACCTGGCCCTCGGCGACGAGTACGCCAAGGTGATCCGCGGCCTCAACGAAGCCGGCCTCGATTACGCGATCCGCAAAGGTCCGGTGCTCACTGAGGGCATCTACCACAATGTCGGTCTGCGGCGCATGGGCGATCTCGACGTGCTCCTACGTCGAGACTCGCTGCCGGAGTTCGCCTCGGTCATCGAAGGACTGGGCTATCAGCAGGGGCACCTCTCACGGAACGCAGAGCAAGTGGTGCCCTTCGACCGGCGGACCCAGCTGGTCTGGAAGGTCAACCTCACCAACTCGACCCTGCCGTACCTCAAACCCGCCCAGCGTGATGATGTCGAGGTCTTCGTACTCGATCCCTGCTTCAACCTGTTCCAACCGAACTCCGGGATCAAGGCTGAGGCTGATGACTTCTTGGCCGGCGCAGTCGACACCGTGGCCTTCGGGGAGCCCACTCGCAAGCTCGATCCCGTCGACCAGATCATCGACGTGTGCGTTCAGCTGCACGTCGAGGCGACGACGCTGATGTACATAGAGATCGGCAAGGACCTGACGATTCTCAAGTTCCTCGATCTTGTCCTACTGCTGCGGCGACTCTCGGAGGAACAACTGGAGGCTCTGACGACGCGGGTTCGGGGCTTCGGCTGCGGAAACAGCGTCCGCTACGCATTGCACTACGCGTCCCAAGTCTTTCCCGATGACGTCCGGCCGGATCTGATAGCCGAGTTCGAGCCCGCCGACCCGGATCTCCTGGAGATCTACGGTGTGCTCGACGGAAAGCCCGAGCGCTGGGAACAGAGTTTCGCGGCGCGGCTCTTCGACCAGCGGCGATGGGAATCGCTCAAGGCGCACAGTACCGTTCCTGGCCCACGAGCGGTGGTCTGA
- a CDS encoding ABC transporter ATP-binding protein, which yields MALQSVQTVALLYLPTLSADIIDGGVLTADTGYILRRGGLMLLVSLLQVVCAIGTVRYGAYVAMAVGRDIRAAIFDRVQSFSTREVGRFGTPSLITRTTNDVQQVQTLVSATLTGLVSAPITAVGGVVLALGQDVPMAAALVVVMPLLGLPMLLIIRRLRPLFRSMQRQVDVMNRVLREQITGMRVIRAFTRDAFEQQRFARANEELTEVSARAGLLTTAMFPSAATLVNLFSVLMVWLGAYRIHSGGMQIGALTAFLGYLTLILVAVVTATFMLMMVPRAEVCAERITEVLATESSVVPASIPVDRMSRPGHLDLRDIHFSYPGAQEAVLRGVDLIARPGEITAVVGSTGSGKSTLLGLVPRLADATAGQVLVGGEHVQSLDRSALSRAVGFVPQTASLIAGTVASNLRFGRPDASDEDLWHALEVAQARDFVEALVGRLDAVVSQGGTNFSGGQRQRLAIARVLVHRPRIYLLDDSFSALDYATDVKLRAALAEEVTDAAVVIVAQRVATIRHADRIVVLESGAVAGTGTHEELLVTSPVYREIVLSQLEEEGTA from the coding sequence ATGGCACTGCAGTCGGTGCAGACTGTCGCCCTCCTCTATCTGCCCACTCTCAGCGCCGACATCATCGACGGCGGGGTGCTCACCGCTGACACGGGGTACATCCTTCGGCGAGGCGGCCTCATGCTCCTCGTCTCTCTTCTGCAGGTCGTCTGCGCGATCGGCACGGTGAGATACGGGGCCTACGTAGCGATGGCTGTCGGGCGTGACATCAGGGCGGCCATCTTCGACCGGGTGCAGAGCTTCTCCACTCGGGAGGTCGGCCGCTTCGGTACGCCCTCTCTCATCACTCGGACCACCAACGACGTCCAGCAAGTTCAGACACTGGTCTCGGCCACCCTAACCGGGCTCGTCTCAGCTCCGATCACAGCGGTCGGCGGGGTCGTGCTCGCGCTCGGGCAGGATGTGCCGATGGCCGCAGCCCTCGTTGTAGTCATGCCGTTGCTCGGACTGCCCATGCTCCTCATCATCCGCCGCCTGCGACCGCTCTTCAGAAGCATGCAGCGGCAGGTGGACGTGATGAACCGCGTCCTGCGCGAGCAGATCACCGGCATGCGGGTGATCCGTGCGTTTACCAGGGACGCCTTCGAACAGCAGCGGTTCGCCCGTGCCAACGAGGAGCTGACGGAGGTCTCGGCACGAGCCGGGCTGCTGACGACCGCGATGTTTCCGTCGGCAGCAACGCTGGTCAACCTGTTCAGCGTGCTGATGGTCTGGCTGGGGGCCTATCGGATTCACTCCGGCGGCATGCAGATCGGGGCGCTGACAGCCTTCTTGGGATACCTGACACTCATCCTGGTCGCCGTGGTCACTGCCACCTTCATGCTCATGATGGTGCCGCGCGCCGAGGTGTGCGCCGAACGCATCACCGAGGTCCTCGCTACCGAATCCAGTGTCGTGCCGGCGTCGATCCCTGTCGATCGTATGTCGCGGCCTGGGCACCTTGATCTTCGCGACATCCACTTCAGCTATCCCGGGGCGCAGGAGGCCGTATTGCGCGGCGTGGACCTGATCGCTCGGCCGGGCGAGATAACCGCCGTGGTCGGCTCAACTGGAAGCGGGAAGAGCACACTGCTCGGGCTCGTTCCGCGACTGGCCGATGCGACGGCTGGTCAGGTACTCGTGGGCGGGGAGCACGTCCAAAGCCTTGACCGTTCAGCCCTGTCGCGAGCCGTGGGCTTCGTGCCGCAAACCGCTTCCCTGATCGCCGGCACAGTCGCCTCCAATCTCCGTTTCGGGCGCCCCGATGCGTCCGACGAAGATCTCTGGCACGCGCTGGAGGTCGCGCAGGCGAGGGACTTCGTCGAGGCACTTGTCGGCCGCCTTGACGCCGTCGTCTCACAGGGCGGCACCAACTTCTCGGGTGGGCAGCGGCAACGCCTCGCCATCGCACGGGTGCTGGTGCACCGTCCGCGGATCTACCTCCTCGACGATTCGTTCTCGGCGCTCGACTACGCAACCGATGTGAAGTTGCGGGCTGCGTTGGCCGAGGAGGTCACCGATGCTGCGGTAGTCATCGTGGCCCAGCGGGTAGCCACGATCCGGCACGCGGACCGGATCGTGGTCCTGGAATCGGGAGCGGTGGCCGGGACTGGAACACACGAGGAGTTGCTGGTCACTAGTCCGGTGTACCGGGAAATCGTCCTCTCCCAACTAGAAGAGGAGGGAACCGCATGA
- a CDS encoding ABC transporter ATP-binding protein, whose protein sequence is MRAGLPQKEQANSVEDASEAPRSKFAATARRLLGVVGIQRPFIAMLTLGLASITLNVIGPLLLGRATDLVLAGVIGRQNPGMDKSDVIDRLRQQGQSALAGMLQSTGFTPGRSSDLAAVSTILAIALGVYGLSGLCWILQGRQATRAIQRSAYRLRAEAESKLARLPLSYFDSHKRGEVLSRITNDIDNVVQMLQQSMSQLSNSLLLIVGVLVMMFWLSPLLAVIAVVVVPSAMAVTALLGRRAQTRFAEQWKATGQLNAYVEELYDSHALVKAFDRSEASATAFRDHNEVLFRSAFRAQLLSGASQPMMNFINNLGYVIVAVVGCLRVVSGTMSIGDVQAFIQYSRQLSGPLTQVTSLAGVVQSGIASAERVFELMDAAEEVPDTGRRLRQGTSQGLVAFESVSFGYEPDEPLIEDLSLTVEPGKTVAIVGPTGAGKTTLINLLLRFYDVTGGRITLDGVDIRSLSRNALRSEIGVVLQDAWLFTGSIADNIAYGREGATREQIEAAARSAHADHLIRTLPNGYDTVLDNDSTGVSAGERQLITIARAFLSDPAILVLDEATSSVDTRTELLVRRAMAQLSRGRTSFVIAHRLSTVRDADTIVVMENGAIVEQGTHTDLLAADGAYSVLYRAQFAMPTVELN, encoded by the coding sequence ATGAGGGCCGGACTGCCACAAAAGGAGCAGGCCAACTCAGTGGAGGACGCATCAGAAGCGCCCCGGAGCAAGTTCGCGGCAACCGCCCGGCGGCTGCTGGGCGTGGTCGGCATCCAGCGACCGTTCATCGCGATGCTCACACTCGGGCTGGCGAGCATCACGCTGAACGTAATAGGTCCCCTCCTGCTGGGTCGGGCCACCGATCTGGTCCTGGCCGGTGTGATCGGACGACAAAACCCCGGCATGGACAAGTCGGACGTGATCGACCGTCTGAGGCAGCAGGGGCAGAGCGCTCTCGCCGGCATGCTCCAGTCGACGGGCTTCACCCCAGGGCGGAGCAGTGATCTCGCCGCCGTGAGCACGATCCTGGCCATTGCTCTCGGCGTCTACGGCCTGTCCGGACTGTGCTGGATCCTCCAGGGACGGCAGGCGACCAGAGCTATCCAGCGCTCCGCGTATCGCCTACGGGCAGAAGCAGAGTCGAAACTGGCCAGGCTCCCGCTGTCCTATTTCGATTCGCACAAGCGCGGTGAGGTCCTCAGCAGAATCACGAACGACATCGACAATGTCGTCCAGATGTTGCAGCAGTCGATGAGCCAGCTGAGCAACTCGCTGCTGCTCATCGTCGGCGTCCTGGTGATGATGTTCTGGCTTTCCCCGCTGCTCGCGGTCATCGCGGTGGTGGTCGTGCCGTCAGCGATGGCCGTCACCGCTCTGCTCGGCAGGCGGGCGCAGACCCGCTTCGCCGAACAGTGGAAAGCGACAGGCCAGTTGAACGCCTACGTCGAGGAGCTGTACGACAGCCACGCCCTCGTCAAGGCATTCGACCGCAGCGAGGCGTCGGCTACAGCCTTCCGTGACCACAACGAAGTGCTCTTCAGGTCAGCCTTTCGAGCACAGCTGCTCAGTGGAGCCAGCCAGCCGATGATGAACTTCATCAACAATCTCGGCTATGTGATCGTGGCAGTGGTGGGATGCCTTCGAGTGGTCTCCGGCACCATGTCCATTGGTGACGTGCAGGCGTTCATCCAGTACTCGCGGCAGCTCAGCGGCCCGCTGACCCAAGTGACCAGCCTCGCTGGTGTGGTGCAATCCGGTATCGCGTCGGCGGAGCGTGTCTTCGAGCTGATGGACGCTGCCGAGGAGGTCCCGGACACCGGCCGTCGGCTGCGCCAGGGCACTTCGCAGGGTCTTGTCGCATTCGAATCCGTCTCGTTCGGCTACGAGCCGGACGAGCCTCTCATCGAAGACCTTTCCCTCACAGTCGAGCCCGGGAAGACGGTTGCCATCGTCGGCCCCACGGGTGCCGGCAAGACGACCCTGATCAACCTCCTGCTGCGTTTCTACGACGTCACGGGGGGCCGTATCACACTCGACGGGGTCGACATCCGCAGCTTGTCGCGCAACGCCCTCCGTTCCGAGATCGGCGTGGTGCTTCAGGACGCCTGGCTCTTCACCGGCTCGATCGCCGACAACATCGCATACGGCCGAGAGGGGGCTACCCGTGAGCAGATCGAGGCCGCTGCCCGGTCCGCCCATGCCGACCACCTCATCCGCACACTTCCCAACGGGTACGACACCGTACTTGACAACGACAGCACGGGAGTCAGTGCGGGTGAACGACAGTTGATCACCATCGCCCGGGCCTTCCTGTCCGACCCGGCCATCCTGGTGCTCGACGAGGCGACCAGCTCGGTCGACACGCGAACCGAGTTGCTGGTCCGGCGAGCGATGGCGCAGCTGAGCCGAGGGCGGACGAGCTTCGTCATCGCTCACCGGCTCTCCACGGTTCGCGACGCCGACACCATTGTCGTGATGGAGAACGGAGCCATCGTGGAGCAGGGAACCCACACGGATCTGCTGGCTGCCGACGGTGCATACTCCGTCCTCTATCGGGCGCAGTTCGCGATGCCGACCGTCGAGCTCAACTAA
- a CDS encoding amino acid adenylation domain-containing protein, whose amino-acid sequence MSHHHTAARVEQSPAVGLRRLPLHAGTRQLAADRALRSSRQVDTSTGVWVRVSELAAKDPRRVAVVTGAEMITYQQLSRRVDQIRAALLAERCGPGDRIAVAGPRSADTIAMFLAIESLGAAYLPLAPDWPVARVAGVLRHAQPRCLLLNGSDNVFASTVTQAAVEAHVPVVAAPVMCGDVGPHIAPRVVADNEPRYIIHTSGTTGRPKGAVVNQLGLMNHLWSMVARLRLTASDRVAFTASPAYVISIWQMLAVLLVGGSVSIVADADMRFARHLVASAAQTEVTVMELVPTVIGWIVHEARRRSAAPALPSLRCLISTGEKLDPGLAGGVLSTLPQAGFFNAYGSTECSDDVALHLVTSTDLAAPLLPVGIPVPNVAFYLLTDEGGTWRAAEPGETGELWIGGHAVGAGYLNDQERTRDSFFVDEFDPSSRTGRIYRTGDIAKFGNGIAYCLGRADRQVKIAGVRIELDEVEAAVSRIPGVLRCAVVAEYRGGGAQLVAYYNAESEISQENIFALLHSSLPKVMIPRHWMRIDDLPRNDNGKVDYRALVESGEKI is encoded by the coding sequence ATGAGTCACCATCACACCGCCGCCAGGGTGGAGCAGTCTCCGGCGGTCGGCCTGCGCCGGCTACCGCTACACGCCGGAACCCGGCAGTTGGCGGCCGACCGTGCGTTAAGGTCATCGCGTCAGGTTGACACCTCGACGGGCGTCTGGGTTCGCGTCAGCGAGCTGGCGGCCAAGGACCCGCGCCGCGTGGCGGTGGTGACGGGTGCGGAAATGATCACCTACCAGCAGCTGTCCCGACGGGTAGACCAGATCCGAGCGGCCCTCCTCGCGGAGCGGTGCGGGCCTGGCGACCGGATCGCGGTGGCCGGTCCACGGAGTGCGGACACCATCGCGATGTTCCTCGCCATCGAGAGCCTCGGTGCGGCGTATCTGCCGCTAGCTCCAGACTGGCCCGTGGCGCGGGTAGCCGGTGTGCTCAGGCATGCGCAGCCCCGATGCCTACTCCTGAATGGCAGCGACAATGTGTTCGCCTCGACGGTCACTCAGGCAGCAGTCGAGGCTCACGTGCCCGTGGTCGCCGCGCCGGTGATGTGCGGCGACGTAGGACCGCATATTGCTCCGCGTGTCGTCGCTGACAACGAGCCGCGCTACATCATCCACACCTCGGGAACCACCGGGCGCCCCAAGGGAGCGGTCGTCAACCAGCTCGGGCTGATGAACCATCTCTGGTCCATGGTGGCAAGGCTGCGCCTCACGGCTTCCGATAGGGTCGCCTTCACCGCTTCCCCGGCCTATGTCATCTCCATCTGGCAGATGCTTGCAGTGCTACTCGTAGGCGGATCGGTTTCAATCGTTGCGGATGCCGACATGCGGTTCGCCCGGCACCTGGTGGCGAGTGCTGCGCAGACCGAGGTTACTGTGATGGAGTTGGTGCCGACTGTGATCGGGTGGATCGTGCACGAGGCCAGGCGCCGAAGCGCGGCGCCCGCTCTGCCGAGTCTGCGGTGCCTCATCTCGACAGGCGAGAAGCTCGACCCAGGGCTCGCCGGCGGTGTCCTAAGCACACTTCCGCAGGCGGGGTTCTTCAATGCCTATGGTTCAACGGAATGTTCCGATGACGTTGCACTCCACCTTGTCACATCGACGGACCTGGCGGCTCCGCTGCTGCCAGTGGGAATACCCGTCCCCAATGTTGCCTTTTATCTCCTAACTGACGAGGGCGGCACATGGCGTGCAGCCGAACCCGGCGAAACGGGTGAGCTGTGGATCGGTGGGCATGCCGTTGGCGCGGGGTATCTGAATGATCAAGAGCGCACCAGAGACTCGTTCTTCGTAGACGAGTTCGATCCGTCCTCCCGTACCGGTCGCATCTATCGCACAGGCGACATCGCAAAATTTGGCAATGGGATCGCCTACTGTCTAGGCCGAGCTGACAGACAGGTAAAGATCGCTGGTGTCCGCATCGAGCTGGACGAAGTTGAGGCGGCCGTTTCCCGTATCCCTGGCGTACTAAGGTGTGCAGTCGTTGCCGAATACCGTGGCGGTGGCGCACAACTCGTCGCCTACTATAACGCAGAGTCAGAAATTTCCCAAGAGAACATATTCGCACTATTGCACTCCTCCCTGCCGAAGGTGATGATTCCGCGCCACTGGATGCGAATCGACGACCTTCCTCGAAATGACAATGGAAAGGTCGACTATCGTGCGCTCGTCGAGTCTGGCGAGAAAATTTGA
- a CDS encoding recombinase family protein codes for MAVERAGAVVSGHGRVVAEYFDIGHSRALPWARRPEAAALIADLADPERGFDALIIGSSERAFYGNQFASMAPLFEHFGVQLWVPELGGVVDPQVAGHEELMILLGIIAKREITRTRIRVRTAMLVQTRDQGRYLGGRPPYGYRLVDAGLHPNRALARRGVRLNRLDTDPHTAPVVRWIFAQRLEGHSVARVTRALNDAGIPCPSAADPGRNPHRDGGGWRLPTVAAILANPRYTGRQVWNRQRTDHDLLDPDNTALGHREVMRRNEPEDWAISDTQAHPALVTEADFVTAQGIRASKETVPGRTYLLAGLLVCGLCQRRMESCWSNGRAAYRCRHGYTSATPKPGRAPNAYVREDRVVPHLPALLLRLATVGGLESEGADARLAPTVADAIEYLRSGGTTLTYDPAGGTITAGTERAERILIG; via the coding sequence GTGGCAGTGGAGCGGGCCGGTGCGGTGGTGTCGGGACACGGGCGGGTCGTGGCGGAGTACTTCGACATCGGTCACAGCCGTGCGTTGCCGTGGGCGCGCCGGCCGGAGGCGGCGGCGCTGATCGCCGATCTCGCCGATCCGGAGCGCGGGTTCGACGCGCTGATCATCGGCTCCAGCGAACGGGCCTTCTACGGCAACCAGTTCGCGTCGATGGCCCCGCTGTTCGAGCACTTCGGGGTCCAGCTGTGGGTCCCGGAGCTGGGCGGCGTGGTCGACCCGCAGGTCGCCGGGCACGAGGAGCTGATGATCCTGCTGGGGATCATCGCGAAGCGGGAGATCACCCGCACCCGGATCCGGGTGCGCACCGCGATGCTCGTGCAGACCCGCGATCAGGGCCGCTACCTCGGCGGCCGGCCGCCCTATGGCTACCGTCTCGTCGACGCGGGCCTGCATCCGAACCGCGCTCTGGCCCGCCGCGGGGTGCGCCTGAACCGGCTGGACACTGATCCGCACACGGCGCCGGTGGTGCGGTGGATCTTCGCGCAGCGCCTGGAAGGTCACAGTGTCGCCCGGGTCACGAGGGCGTTGAACGACGCGGGGATCCCGTGCCCGTCCGCCGCCGATCCGGGGCGCAATCCGCACCGCGACGGGGGTGGTTGGCGGCTGCCGACGGTGGCCGCGATTCTGGCGAACCCGCGCTATACGGGCCGTCAGGTGTGGAACCGCCAGCGCACCGACCACGACCTCCTCGACCCGGACAACACCGCGCTCGGCCACCGCGAGGTCATGCGCCGGAACGAGCCCGAGGACTGGGCGATCTCCGACACACAGGCGCACCCGGCGCTGGTCACGGAGGCGGACTTCGTCACGGCCCAGGGCATCCGCGCGAGCAAGGAGACCGTCCCGGGGCGGACCTATCTGCTGGCGGGGCTCCTGGTGTGCGGTCTGTGCCAGCGGCGGATGGAGTCCTGCTGGTCCAACGGCCGTGCCGCCTATCGCTGTCGGCACGGCTACACCAGCGCCACACCCAAGCCCGGCCGGGCGCCCAACGCCTACGTACGCGAGGACCGGGTCGTGCCGCACCTGCCAGCCCTGTTGCTCCGGCTCGCCACCGTCGGCGGCCTGGAGAGCGAAGGCGCAGACGCTCGCCTGGCACCCACCGTGGCCGACGCGATCGAGTACCTGCGCAGCGGCGGCACCACGCTGACCTACGACCCCGCCGGCGGAACTATCACTGCCGGCACAGAACGAGCAGAGAGGATCCTGATCGGCTGA
- a CDS encoding ATP-binding protein yields MSSAEVVAVYPDRIKIAVNDISELSGGEPVKVGSYLRVFDSNDCSIIAIIESFSIELKSAPSNDSLDEESRRRVYIVEAVPLGFLDSDGTFERGGGSIAIPPKSVEVATQKDVQKVYDTIPKEKRFLFAHLARERHVEVPVDGDKFFNRHIAIVGSTGSGKSHATARIIQEAIDLRNHEKHGEYRLNNSHIVIFDIHSEYQTAFPNANRLNVETLTLPYWLLSSEELQDLFIESNEEQSHNQIAVLKRGVTENRRENFNDSTRRDLVHYDSPVYFDIDKVLQDIRDKNEEMVDGSRNGQQKQGPLFGKLDNFLTRLENRRHDRRLDFLLGDRARKSTLEQTLRQFTGYTHGSSANVTVIDLSGVPFEVLSITVSLISRLLFDYAYYYKKTHPELKTDTPLLVVYEEAHKYVPKGGPAKYNAARAAIERIAKEGRKYGITAAIVSQRPSEISETIFSQCSNFLAMRLTNPEDQNYVKRLIPDSLGPLTESLPMLSSGEALLLGDAVVMPSLVRLVEADPVPSSSDVRYLQEWIRPWHEVDFPPIIDDWER; encoded by the coding sequence GTGTCCAGTGCAGAGGTAGTGGCTGTATATCCCGATCGAATCAAGATCGCGGTCAATGACATTTCTGAACTCTCCGGCGGTGAGCCTGTGAAGGTCGGCTCCTACCTGCGGGTATTTGACAGCAACGACTGCTCGATCATCGCCATTATCGAGAGCTTCTCAATCGAGCTAAAATCTGCACCGTCCAATGATTCGTTGGACGAAGAGAGCCGACGGCGCGTGTACATCGTGGAGGCGGTTCCGTTGGGATTTCTCGACTCAGACGGAACCTTTGAGCGCGGCGGCGGAAGCATCGCCATTCCACCAAAGTCGGTCGAAGTTGCCACTCAGAAGGACGTCCAGAAGGTCTATGACACCATCCCAAAAGAAAAGCGATTCCTGTTCGCACATCTGGCTCGCGAGCGCCATGTCGAAGTTCCCGTGGACGGCGACAAGTTCTTCAACAGGCACATCGCGATCGTCGGATCAACCGGCTCGGGAAAATCCCACGCCACTGCAAGGATTATTCAGGAAGCCATCGACCTCCGCAACCACGAGAAACACGGTGAGTACCGACTCAACAACAGTCACATCGTAATCTTCGATATCCACAGCGAGTATCAGACCGCCTTCCCGAATGCGAACCGTCTGAATGTCGAGACTCTCACCCTGCCCTACTGGCTACTGAGTTCGGAAGAGCTCCAGGATCTGTTCATCGAGAGCAACGAAGAGCAGTCGCACAATCAGATCGCCGTATTGAAGCGGGGCGTCACCGAGAACCGACGCGAGAACTTCAATGACTCCACGCGTCGTGATCTTGTTCACTACGATTCACCCGTCTACTTCGACATCGACAAGGTGTTGCAGGATATTCGTGACAAGAACGAGGAGATGGTCGATGGATCTCGCAATGGCCAACAAAAGCAAGGCCCTTTGTTCGGCAAGCTGGACAACTTTCTCACCCGCCTGGAAAATCGGCGTCACGATCGGCGGCTCGACTTCCTGCTCGGCGATCGAGCAAGGAAAAGTACGCTCGAGCAGACCTTGCGACAGTTCACCGGATACACACATGGCTCCTCAGCCAACGTTACCGTCATCGACCTCAGCGGCGTCCCCTTCGAGGTACTGAGTATCACGGTCTCTCTTATCTCCCGACTGCTGTTCGACTACGCTTACTACTACAAGAAGACGCATCCTGAGTTGAAGACGGACACTCCTCTGCTAGTGGTGTACGAGGAGGCTCACAAGTACGTTCCGAAGGGCGGACCCGCCAAATACAATGCGGCTCGTGCTGCTATTGAGCGGATCGCCAAGGAGGGCCGCAAGTATGGCATTACGGCGGCCATTGTCAGCCAGCGTCCGTCTGAGATCTCCGAGACAATCTTCTCGCAATGCAGCAATTTTCTGGCGATGCGTCTGACTAACCCGGAGGACCAGAACTACGTAAAGCGGCTAATCCCCGACTCGCTCGGCCCTCTTACCGAGTCGCTGCCGATGCTCTCGTCAGGTGAGGCCCTGCTTCTGGGCGATGCCGTAGTGATGCCCTCACTTGTCCGCTTGGTGGAAGCTGATCCAGTGCCTTCGTCAAGTGACGTGCGCTACCTCCAAGAATGGATCCGCCCCTGGCATGAGGTTGACTTTCCTCCGATCATCGATGACTGGGAGCGCTAG